One Lytechinus variegatus isolate NC3 chromosome 11, Lvar_3.0, whole genome shotgun sequence DNA segment encodes these proteins:
- the LOC121424313 gene encoding putative nuclease HARBI1, giving the protein MFGRCTSDLGGRWSAIPYLYIYVHPTWNGQFITMAAPRRLRMALLEHELAQARFQYNLVLAALLEEAERERQRAGRRIRRWWVREWILRRPRFGQYETLMRELEAEHAADFKSYLRMVPQMFYELLDRVGPRIAKTTTHRTPLDPGLKLAITLRFLATGSSYHDLAFAFRVPHNTISLFVPEVCQAIYDEYEDEMWATPQTEDEWRPVAEGFGDRWNFPHCCGAIEGKHVAIKKPPKSGSLYYNYKGFFSIVMLAVVNSDYKFIWADVGSPGSYSDAGIFNRSRLEPGLREGTIGLPQPDPLPNDDQDTPYYMVGDDAFPLRPYMMKPYPHRHLKRDERIYNYRCSRARRVVENAFGIFANRFRCLLTTLGLRPSKVTKIVKACMTLHNLMRTRYPNLQNADLDREDEQGQIIAGAWRDQAVLEDVQAAGHGPRLTRPGKELRAYLKNYFCSPAGSVPWQDVAINQQ; this is encoded by the exons ATGTTCGGCCGGTGTACCTCGGACTTGGGGGGCCGATGGTCAGCTATTCCATACTTGTATATATATGTCCACCCTACCTGGAATGGTCAGTTCATCACTATGGCTGCACCGAGAAGACTACGAATGGCGTTGTTAGAACACGAGCTAGCTCAGGCGAGGTTCCAGTACAACTTGGTCCTGGCAGCACTGCTCGAAGAAGCCGAGAGGGAGCGACAGAGGGCCGGCAGAAGAATAAGACGTTGGTGGGTGCGCGAGTGGATCCTACGCAGACCTCGTTTCGGCCAGTATGAGACGCTCATGAGGGAACTCGAGGCCGAGCACGCTGCCGACTTCAAATCCTACCTCCGCATGGTGCCACAGATGTTCTATGAGTTGCTTGACCGAGTTGGCCCCCGCATTGCCAAGACCACAAC GCATCGAACCCCCTTGGATCCTGGGCTGAAGCTGGCGATCACCTTGAGGTTCTTGGCGACCGGAAGCAGCTATCATGATCTGGCGTTCGCGTTTCGTGTCCCACACAACACCATCTCTCTGTTCGTCCCCGAGGTCTGTCAGGCCATCTACGACGAATACGAGGACGAGATGTGGGCCACTCCCCAGACAGAAGATGAGTGGCGCCCGGTAGCCGAGGGATTCGGAGACAGATGGAACTTTCCCCACTGTTGTGGCGCGATCGAGGGGAAACATGTCGCCATCAAGAAGCCCCCCAAGAGCGGCTCACTTTACTACAACTACAAAGGCTTCTTTTCCATCGTCATGCTTGCAGTGGTAAACTCTGACTACAAGTTCATCTGGGCGGATGTGGGGTCACCAGGGTCGTATTCCGACGCCGGCATCTTTAACCGGTCGCGACTGGAGCCAGGTCTGCGTGAGGGAACGATCGGACTACCCCAGCCGGATCCCCTACCAAATGACGACCAGGACACACCCTACTACATGGTCGGAGACGACGCCTTCCCCCTACGGCCATACATGATGAAGCCTTACCCTCATCGGCACCTGAAACGGGACGAGCGGATCTACAACTACCGGTGTTCCAGGGCACGCCGTGTGGTTGAAAACGCGTTTGGTATATTCGCCAATCGCTTCAGATGTCTGCTAACAACCCTGGGATTGAGACCGTCGAAAGTTACCAAGATCGTCAAGGCCTGCATGACCCTTCACAACCTCATGAGGACTCGTTACCCCAACCTTCAGAATGCTGACCTCGACCGGGAAGATGAGCAGGGTCAGATCATCGCGGGTGCATGGCGAGATCAAGCCGTGCTCGAAGATGTGCAAGCAGCAGGGCACGGGCCAAGATTGACCCGACCAGGCAAAGAACTGCGCGCATACCTCAAGAATTACTTTTGCAGTCCTGCCGGGAGTGTGCCATGGCAAGATGTGGCAATAAACCAGCAGTAA